Proteins encoded together in one bacterium window:
- a CDS encoding transposase produces MPRLARVIVPGIPHHVTQRGNRRQQTFFTETDYALYRELMAQWCAERQVQIWAYCLMPNHVHLIAVPAGGDGLRRAIGEAHRRYTCHVNAREGWRGHLWQGRFASYPMDDGHLLAAARYIELNPVRAGLTATAEDYPWSSAAAHVAGRDDELVQTEPLLALRRNWHDYLTQPFPTEQWEAFRKHERTGRPLGSDAFVADLERQTERVLRPQRRGPKPRRAAG; encoded by the coding sequence ATGCCCCGCCTCGCGCGTGTCATCGTGCCCGGCATCCCCCACCATGTCACCCAACGCGGCAACCGCCGCCAGCAGACGTTCTTCACCGAGACGGACTACGCCCTCTACCGCGAACTCATGGCGCAGTGGTGCGCCGAGAGACAGGTGCAGATCTGGGCCTACTGCCTGATGCCCAACCATGTGCACCTGATCGCCGTGCCGGCCGGCGGGGACGGCCTGCGTCGGGCCATCGGCGAGGCCCACCGGCGCTACACCTGTCACGTCAACGCGCGCGAGGGCTGGCGCGGGCACCTGTGGCAGGGCCGGTTCGCCTCGTACCCGATGGACGACGGTCACCTGCTCGCCGCGGCGCGCTACATCGAACTGAACCCGGTGCGCGCGGGGTTGACGGCCACGGCGGAGGACTACCCGTGGAGCAGCGCGGCAGCGCACGTGGCCGGGCGGGATGACGAGCTGGTACAGACCGAGCCGCTGCTGGCGCTGCGGCGGAACTGGCACGACTACCTGACGCAACCGTTCCCGACGGAGCAATGGGAGGCGTTCCGCAAGCACGAGCGTACGGGGCGGCCGCTGGGCTCCGACGCCTTTGTGGCGGACCTGGAGCGGCAAACGGAGCGGGTGCTGCGACCGCAGCGGCGGGGCCCAAAGCCGCGGCGAGCTGCGGGCTGA
- a CDS encoding metallophosphoesterase has product MVHRPPFRRCLLIAAALLLAYPGWPQGGGRGGGRPREVALPADMQPLLALSAVAGRPTDRAVAINVLSATAGSARVDYSTATGQTGQHSAPVVCSANVPVEIALTGLQPDTAYSYRVRVGEQQTPEQGFHTARAPGSAFTFEVQGDSHPERPQMFDAGLYAQTLRAAAADRPDFYLTLGDDFSVDTLQTPTAEAVDQIYRTQRLFLSLVGAPLFLVNGNHEQAALCNLDGTPDNVAVWAGNARNRYFPLPAPDGFYTADARPVEHIGLLRDYYAWTWGDALFAVIDPYWHSPQPVDNVRGGRDKGTRDLWEVTLGDEQYRWLQQTLEASSAKYKFVFAHHVLGTGRGGIEEAGWYEWGGQDRRGVSEFAQRRPGWELPIHQLMARNGVTVFFQGHDHIFARQQLDGVIYQSLPLPADPYYALYNRDAYRTGDALPGSGRVRVTVAPDKLTVDYIRSFLPKDGSADHQDGEIGYSYAVAARQ; this is encoded by the coding sequence ATGGTACACCGCCCGCCCTTCCGCCGGTGTCTGCTGATCGCGGCCGCTCTGCTGCTGGCCTATCCGGGCTGGCCGCAGGGCGGCGGCCGGGGTGGCGGCCGCCCTCGTGAGGTGGCGCTGCCCGCTGACATGCAGCCCCTCCTGGCGCTCTCGGCCGTCGCCGGCCGGCCTACCGACCGCGCTGTAGCCATCAATGTCCTGTCCGCCACGGCCGGCTCGGCCCGGGTGGACTACAGTACCGCGACAGGGCAAACCGGTCAGCACTCCGCACCCGTAGTGTGCTCGGCCAACGTGCCCGTGGAGATCGCCCTCACCGGCCTGCAGCCCGACACTGCTTACTCGTATCGCGTCCGCGTCGGCGAACAGCAGACGCCCGAGCAGGGCTTCCACACCGCCCGCGCCCCCGGCAGCGCCTTCACCTTTGAGGTCCAGGGCGATTCGCACCCCGAACGCCCACAGATGTTTGACGCCGGACTCTATGCGCAGACCCTCCGTGCCGCTGCGGCCGACCGCCCGGACTTCTACCTGACCCTCGGCGATGACTTCAGCGTGGACACGCTCCAGACCCCCACGGCGGAGGCAGTGGACCAGATCTACCGCACCCAGCGTCTGTTCCTCAGTCTCGTCGGCGCCCCGCTGTTCCTCGTCAACGGCAACCACGAGCAGGCCGCCCTGTGCAACCTCGACGGCACGCCCGACAACGTCGCGGTCTGGGCCGGCAACGCCCGCAACCGCTACTTCCCCCTACCAGCGCCGGACGGTTTCTACACCGCCGACGCCCGACCCGTCGAGCACATCGGGTTGCTGCGCGACTACTACGCCTGGACGTGGGGTGACGCGCTCTTTGCCGTCATAGACCCGTACTGGCATTCGCCGCAGCCGGTGGACAACGTCCGGGGCGGCCGCGACAAGGGGACACGGGACCTGTGGGAGGTAACGCTAGGCGACGAGCAGTACCGGTGGCTCCAGCAGACGCTGGAGGCGAGCAGCGCGAAGTACAAGTTCGTCTTTGCCCACCACGTGCTGGGCACGGGGCGCGGCGGCATCGAGGAGGCCGGCTGGTACGAGTGGGGCGGCCAGGACCGACGGGGGGTGTCTGAGTTCGCCCAGAGGCGGCCGGGCTGGGAGCTACCCATCCACCAACTCATGGCTCGCAACGGGGTCACGGTGTTCTTCCAGGGCCACGACCACATCTTCGCCAGGCAGCAACTCGACGGTGTCATCTACCAGTCGCTGCCACTGCCGGCAGACCCGTACTATGCGCTCTACAACCGCGATGCCTACCGCACGGGCGACGCCTTGCCGGGGTCAGGACGGGTGCGGGTGACGGTGGCGCCCGACAAGCTGACAGTTGACTACATCCGCTCGTTCCTGCCCAAGGACGGGAGTGCCGACCACCAGGACGGCGAGATTGGATATAGCTATGCAGTTGCCGCCCGTCAGTAG
- a CDS encoding metallophosphoesterase, translating into MQLPPVSRWVAAAGAVALVLLVQAEPQAPRGQRPPQDLSPCFHAEVPAHPFDVILGRPTDASVTVSVLSYTAAEGYVEWGTQPGQYVSQTAAVKLPAGQPVEMLLRPLAPDTAYWYRLRTRATSGDVGVSDKYHFHTARPSGSPFTFTITADPHLDERTDIGLYATTLRNALADNPDFHLDLGDTFMCDKVRPLGQPILPMYLAQRYYFGLLCPSAPLFFATGNHDGETGNEDPEAVALRRQMLPGPRPDGFYTGNEDDAQANYYAWTWGDALFIVLDPFTYTTARVRTADDNWNRTLGEAQYRWLQRTLEETRASLRFVFIHHLVGGLDRNGRGGAEAARYFEWGGRSLDGTDEFARRRPGWGLPIHQLLVKHGVSAVFHGHDHFYARQELGGVVYQEVPQPGWVGGERVVEAASYGYATGEIMASSGHLRVKVRPGEATVSYVRSYLAPQETNGRRNAQVAHTYTLRATAPAP; encoded by the coding sequence ATGCAGTTGCCGCCCGTCAGTAGGTGGGTAGCAGCAGCCGGCGCGGTGGCGCTGGTGCTGCTGGTGCAGGCCGAGCCGCAGGCTCCGCGGGGCCAGCGTCCACCGCAGGACCTGTCGCCTTGCTTCCATGCCGAAGTGCCGGCGCACCCGTTCGACGTCATCCTGGGCCGACCGACGGATGCCTCAGTCACGGTCAGCGTGCTGTCCTACACGGCGGCGGAAGGCTACGTCGAGTGGGGCACACAGCCGGGGCAGTATGTGAGCCAGACAGCGGCAGTCAAGCTCCCCGCCGGGCAGCCGGTGGAGATGCTATTGCGGCCGCTCGCACCGGACACGGCGTATTGGTACCGCCTACGCACCCGCGCGACCTCGGGCGACGTCGGCGTGAGCGACAAGTACCACTTCCACACCGCCCGTCCATCCGGCAGCCCCTTCACCTTCACCATCACTGCCGACCCGCACCTGGACGAGCGCACCGACATCGGCCTGTACGCGACGACGCTGCGCAACGCACTGGCGGACAACCCGGACTTCCACCTCGATCTCGGTGACACGTTCATGTGCGACAAGGTCCGCCCCCTGGGCCAGCCGATCCTGCCGATGTATCTGGCGCAGCGCTACTACTTCGGGTTGCTGTGCCCGTCCGCCCCGCTGTTCTTCGCGACGGGCAACCATGACGGCGAGACCGGGAACGAGGACCCGGAGGCCGTGGCGCTGCGCCGGCAGATGCTGCCCGGCCCGCGCCCGGACGGCTTCTACACCGGCAACGAGGACGACGCGCAGGCGAACTACTATGCGTGGACCTGGGGCGACGCGCTGTTCATTGTGCTCGACCCGTTCACCTACACGACCGCCCGCGTCCGGACCGCAGACGACAACTGGAACCGCACACTCGGGGAGGCGCAGTACCGCTGGCTGCAGCGCACGCTGGAGGAGACTCGGGCCTCCCTCAGGTTCGTCTTCATCCACCACCTGGTCGGCGGTCTGGACCGGAACGGGCGGGGTGGGGCCGAGGCGGCGCGCTACTTCGAGTGGGGGGGACGCAGTCTGGACGGCACGGATGAGTTCGCCCGCCGGCGCCCCGGATGGGGCCTGCCGATCCATCAGTTGCTGGTCAAGCACGGAGTCAGCGCCGTCTTCCACGGCCACGACCACTTCTACGCGCGACAGGAACTCGGCGGGGTTGTCTACCAGGAGGTGCCACAGCCAGGCTGGGTCGGCGGTGAGCGGGTGGTCGAGGCGGCGAGCTACGGCTACGCCACCGGAGAGATCATGGCCAGTTCGGGTCACCTGCGCGTGAAGGTCAGACCGGGGGAAGCCACGGTATCCTACGTGCGCTCATATCTGGCCCCCCAGGAGACCAACGGGCGCCGGAACGCCCAGGTGGCGCACACCTACACGTTGCGCGCCACCGCCCCGGCCCCCTAG
- the murB gene encoding UDP-N-acetylmuramate dehydrogenase: MSATVTHALAGLAGVELFEHEPMSRHTSFGIGGPADILAVPTDTSALAALLQTCRQAGLPTLVIGNGTNIVVRDGGFRGVVIKLGEALGAIRRQGRRLIAQSGAGLDRLCVQAAEGGLDGLAWAAGIPGTVGGAVWMNAGANGGEVGQTVRRVTVLNTEGGHLDLTPADLDFSYRHSALQQQPLVVLEVEFELVEGLPADIRRAMYETIEKRLSRQPLKERSAGSIFKRPPGDFAGRLIDCSGCKGLTIGGAQISAKHAGFIVNVGGATASDVLQLIEQVRNRVHDEHGVWLEQEVCVVGED, encoded by the coding sequence ATGTCAGCAACTGTCACGCACGCACTGGCCGGGCTGGCCGGGGTGGAGCTCTTCGAGCACGAGCCGATGTCACGGCACACCTCGTTCGGCATCGGCGGCCCGGCAGACATTCTCGCCGTACCCACCGACACCTCAGCCCTGGCGGCGCTCCTGCAGACCTGCCGGCAGGCCGGTCTGCCGACCCTCGTCATCGGCAACGGCACCAACATCGTCGTCCGCGACGGGGGCTTCCGCGGGGTGGTCATCAAGCTGGGTGAGGCCCTCGGCGCCATCCGCCGCCAGGGCCGCCGTCTGATCGCCCAGAGTGGCGCCGGCCTCGACCGCCTCTGTGTCCAGGCCGCGGAGGGCGGATTGGACGGACTGGCCTGGGCCGCCGGCATCCCCGGCACCGTCGGCGGCGCCGTATGGATGAACGCCGGCGCCAACGGGGGCGAGGTCGGCCAGACCGTCAGGCGTGTCACCGTCCTCAACACCGAGGGCGGGCACCTGGACCTGACGCCCGCCGACCTGGACTTCTCGTACCGCCATAGCGCCTTGCAGCAGCAGCCCCTGGTCGTCCTCGAGGTCGAGTTCGAACTGGTCGAGGGGCTCCCGGCGGACATCCGCCGGGCGATGTACGAGACGATCGAGAAGCGCCTGTCGCGACAGCCGCTCAAGGAGCGGAGCGCAGGCAGCATCTTCAAGCGTCCGCCGGGGGACTTCGCCGGGCGGCTCATCGACTGCAGCGGCTGCAAGGGCCTGACCATCGGCGGGGCGCAGATCTCGGCCAAGCACGCCGGCTTCATCGTCAATGTCGGGGGCGCCACCGCCAGCGATGTCCTGCAACTGATCGAGCAGGTGCGCAACCGCGTTCACGACGAGCACGGCGTCTGGCTGGAACAAGAGGTCTGCGTCGTCGGGGAAGACTAG
- a CDS encoding PRC-barrel domain-containing protein: MREIRSIVGLRVLSVEEGANVGTVSQVVVDLATGAVLGLIVSDGAGDRGVLAADIKTIGSDVIMVSSKTVATVLSATPDLESRKQLSPEPLAVFTASGKRLGTVSSVFIDPYDKVVTRYEVSSGPLKDLADGVLILPVLPGTIHGRDAVILPDEQVQQLGREAGGWRSRFGQWSEGARKQVQQVSEQAEKLYETGSETVKKEAEVVRARATKLSETAGETVKKEAKVVRAKAAKFTETAGETVKKEAKVARERASKLVEAGSEAVKKEAGAVREKAADLTAKTREAVANLGDKEEAAPITDEDVAGKPAEEAVPADQAAAPAEPAAQAETGDEAQPTEQ, translated from the coding sequence ATGCGTGAGATCAGATCCATTGTCGGTCTGCGCGTCCTCTCCGTTGAGGAAGGCGCCAATGTCGGCACCGTCAGCCAGGTGGTGGTGGACCTGGCCACTGGCGCCGTGCTGGGATTGATCGTGAGCGACGGGGCGGGCGACCGCGGTGTGCTGGCGGCCGACATCAAGACCATCGGCAGCGATGTCATCATGGTCTCGAGCAAGACCGTGGCGACCGTGCTGTCCGCGACCCCCGACCTCGAGAGCCGCAAGCAGCTTTCGCCTGAGCCGCTGGCCGTCTTCACCGCCTCGGGCAAGCGTCTGGGCACTGTGTCCTCCGTCTTCATTGACCCCTACGACAAGGTCGTCACGCGGTACGAGGTCTCCAGCGGCCCGCTGAAGGACCTCGCTGACGGTGTGCTGATCCTGCCGGTGCTGCCCGGAACGATCCACGGGCGTGACGCAGTGATCCTGCCCGACGAGCAAGTGCAGCAACTGGGCCGCGAGGCCGGCGGCTGGCGCAGCCGCTTCGGGCAGTGGAGCGAGGGCGCCCGCAAGCAGGTCCAGCAGGTCTCCGAGCAGGCCGAGAAGCTGTACGAGACCGGCAGCGAGACCGTCAAGAAGGAGGCCGAGGTCGTCCGCGCCCGGGCGACCAAGCTCTCCGAGACGGCCGGCGAGACAGTGAAGAAGGAAGCCAAGGTCGTCCGTGCGAAGGCCGCCAAGTTCACCGAGACCGCCGGGGAGACCGTCAAGAAGGAAGCCAAGGTGGCCCGCGAGCGAGCCTCGAAGCTGGTGGAAGCCGGCAGCGAGGCCGTCAAGAAGGAGGCGGGGGCTGTCCGTGAGAAGGCCGCCGACCTAACCGCCAAGACGCGCGAGGCCGTGGCCAACCTGGGCGACAAGGAAGAGGCGGCGCCGATCACCGACGAAGATGTGGCAGGCAAGCCGGCCGAGGAGGCCGTGCCCGCGGACCAGGCGGCTGCGCCGGCCGAACCCGCCGCGCAGGCCGAGACGGGCGACGAAGCCCAGCCGACGGAGCAGTAG
- a CDS encoding NTP transferase domain-containing protein, whose amino-acid sequence MAAVTAVIPAAGRGTRLFPLTYSIPKEMLPLGPKPAIQLVVEELEAAGLQDFVIVIGNNKEAIVEHFAALREADEAWARLSLRYAAQEEPRGLGDAVLAAADEVPGDVFVALGDAVIWGNEFGGLARRMLQVYAEAGAAAVIAAQTVALADTSRYGIIKPGPDGPGGSVRALDLVEKPGPDAAPSRLAVCARYVLTHDVFDALREVKPGHGGEVQLTDALRALAQERLAFAMPLQPDEERWDVGSLQGYGRTSQKAWQALGDA is encoded by the coding sequence ATGGCTGCTGTCACTGCCGTGATTCCGGCCGCCGGTCGAGGAACGCGGCTGTTTCCCCTGACGTACTCGATCCCCAAGGAGATGCTGCCGCTGGGGCCCAAGCCGGCCATTCAGCTCGTGGTGGAAGAGCTGGAGGCTGCCGGCTTGCAGGATTTCGTCATCGTCATCGGGAACAACAAGGAGGCCATCGTCGAGCACTTCGCCGCCTTGCGCGAAGCCGATGAGGCGTGGGCCCGGTTGAGCCTGCGCTACGCGGCGCAGGAGGAGCCGCGAGGGCTGGGCGATGCCGTCCTGGCGGCCGCTGACGAGGTCCCCGGGGACGTGTTCGTGGCCCTCGGCGATGCGGTGATCTGGGGCAATGAGTTCGGCGGACTGGCCCGGCGGATGCTGCAGGTGTACGCCGAAGCGGGCGCCGCGGCAGTCATCGCCGCACAGACGGTGGCGCTGGCGGATACGTCCCGGTACGGCATCATCAAGCCCGGCCCGGACGGACCGGGGGGTAGCGTACGCGCCCTGGACCTGGTGGAGAAGCCCGGCCCGGACGCGGCGCCCAGCCGGCTCGCGGTATGCGCGCGGTATGTCCTGACGCACGACGTGTTCGACGCCCTGCGCGAGGTGAAGCCGGGCCATGGCGGCGAGGTCCAGTTGACGGACGCGTTGCGTGCCCTGGCCCAGGAGCGCCTCGCCTTCGCCATGCCGCTACAGCCCGATGAGGAGCGCTGGGACGTGGGCAGTCTCCAGGGCTATGGACGCACCTCGCAGAAGGCCTGGCAGGCTCTGGGCGACGCCTGA
- a CDS encoding class II fructose-bisphosphate aldolase, translated as MPLLPMSDLLSEAYAAGYAVPAFCVWCAEAVQTVLRVAERLRAPVILMTAPADYPMLAPAAIGAVVRALLPAYEVRAALLLDHGDSLERVRECMDAGHTSVMLDYSTRPLPENVAALREVVGLAHPRGVSVEGELGVVGKASVTAVEGGEGAALTDPEEAADYVAATGVDCLAVAVGNAHGHYATLPQLDFGRLARIREAVQVPLALHGGSGTPDEDLRRAISLGIAKVNVATDLITTVRQSLLDQWQAGRNLWIPQAMAVATGEMAAVVERWIERTGAAGRA; from the coding sequence ATGCCTTTGTTGCCCATGTCCGATCTGTTATCCGAAGCCTATGCCGCCGGCTATGCCGTGCCGGCCTTCTGTGTATGGTGCGCCGAGGCGGTACAGACCGTCCTGCGCGTGGCGGAGCGACTGCGTGCGCCCGTCATTCTCATGACTGCTCCCGCGGATTACCCGATGCTGGCGCCGGCCGCGATCGGCGCCGTCGTCCGCGCGCTGCTCCCGGCCTATGAGGTTCGCGCCGCGCTGCTGCTCGACCATGGCGACTCGCTGGAGCGCGTGCGGGAGTGCATGGATGCGGGCCACACGTCCGTGATGCTGGACTACTCGACCCGGCCCCTGCCAGAGAATGTCGCGGCCCTGCGCGAGGTTGTCGGCCTGGCACATCCGCGTGGGGTGAGCGTGGAGGGGGAGCTGGGGGTCGTCGGCAAGGCCAGCGTAACGGCGGTCGAGGGTGGTGAGGGCGCCGCGCTGACCGATCCGGAGGAGGCCGCCGACTACGTGGCCGCGACCGGCGTGGACTGCCTCGCCGTGGCCGTCGGCAATGCCCACGGGCACTACGCAACGCTGCCGCAGCTGGACTTCGGCCGCCTGGCGCGCATCCGCGAGGCGGTCCAGGTGCCCCTGGCGCTGCACGGCGGCAGCGGCACCCCCGACGAGGACCTGCGCCGCGCGATCTCGCTGGGCATCGCCAAGGTGAATGTCGCCACCGATCTGATCACGACGGTGCGCCAGTCACTCCTGGACCAGTGGCAGGCAGGGCGCAACCTGTGGATTCCGCAGGCCATGGCAGTGGCCACGGGGGAGATGGCGGCAGTCGTGGAGCGCTGGATCGAGCGCACGGGCGCGGCGGGCCGGGCGTGA